Part of the Clostridia bacterium genome is shown below.
AGACTACCTTATCTATGACCCGCTGTCCTACGAGAAAGACCTCAAAGACGACTGGCTCTTGGACATCAAGCTGTTCAGCGAGGAGTTCCGCGCCGACCGTGTGTCACTCCAAATGGAAGAACTGCTCGTTGAGCCGTCCTCGCCGATGCGCAAGGCGATGAAGCTGTACGCAAAGTTCCTTGACAACAAAGACCGCAAAGCAAAACTACGAAGAATAGGCAGAACGTACCAGACCCCGCTGCAACTCCACATCGACATTATGGCGGTGCTGTGCGGTCTGGCCGGCGGCTCGGCTCAGGACGTGATTATTGCCGTCCTGTCGGCGGATTTGGAGAAAGAGAACAACGACGCACTGGTCAACATAGAGAAGTTCGGCAACATCGAGGCGTTCTGGCAGCTGGTACAGAAGTACACAGGTTATGTGAACGCAGAGGACCGCCCGCTTTCCGACCTTGCCGCCCATGTCCTTATCACCGCCCTGTCGCAGACGATGCCCGTTTCTGCTCTGCGCGGCCTGGAGCGGTATGTTTCTGACTCTAACAAGGCGTACTGCTATCAGCTTGTCCACGAGTGGCAGCGCGGCGACAGCAGCGACGACTTGGCGGAACTTTGCCGCTATGTGGAGCGAGAACTGCGTCTTGCTGATCGTTTTGACAAGATCGAGACAAATGCTCTCTTAAAGAGCGACGCATTCCCCGCCATCGATGAGAGTATACTGAAACGCTTTTTCACCGAGATTGGTGAGCAAGTTATTAAGGTTGACGCTATCCTGGAAGCGGTGGAGAACCGCCGCGCTTCCAGCTGGTATCCCATGACGGATAACTACTTTGAGTGTCTATACTACATCGCCAAGATGCAGGAGTTTTACTTGGCACACATCGAAGGTTTTCACATTGTAGAGCCCGCTAGGGTTTGGAAACTCTACACGACGGACGCTTACCAGATGGACAGCCACTATCGGCATTTCCATTATTATTTCGGTAATACCCTGAAAGCCCCGAACGCTCTATTGGAGGACTTTTTGAAGAAGTGTTCCGACGTGGTCGAGGGCTTGTACCGTGAGTGGTTCTTAAAGGAACTTACTCTTGCTTGGACAAAAGCCATAGCGGGTGATTTGAATACGCTCGGCTATGTTTCTGAGATAAATGAGCAACGCCAGTTCTACAGTCGTTACGTCTCCCCAAATGTGAGCAAGGGAAACCGCGTGTTTGTGGTGATATCCGACGCACTGCGCTTCGAGGTTGCCACCGAACTCTCCGAAGCCCTCAGCCGCAACACCAAGGGCAAGACGACACTGGAAGCCGTGCAAGCCGTGTTCCCAACCATTACGAAATTCGGAATGGCGGCCTTGCTCCCCGGCAAAGAGGTATCAACAAACGACAAGATTGAGGTATTCGTGGACGGGAGTGCGACCGTCAGCACCGCCCAACGCGGTGCGATTTTGAACGCCGCGGACAAAGAAAGCGTCACCATCCAATATCAAGACATGCTCCAGATGAAGCAAGCCGACCGCCGCGCTTTGGTACAGGGCAAGGCTATCGTCTACATCTATCACAACACGATTGACGCGCTCGGC
Proteins encoded:
- the pglZ gene encoding BREX-1 system phosphatase PglZ type A, which produces MLSGTIKLRLAERFAAPLPEFHKRRIVFWHDEDGEFADAVDELDLPGVSLVKLDGRNNFAVKKLLSSDDLTGDYLIYDPLSYEKDLKDDWLLDIKLFSEEFRADRVSLQMEELLVEPSSPMRKAMKLYAKFLDNKDRKAKLRRIGRTYQTPLQLHIDIMAVLCGLAGGSAQDVIIAVLSADLEKENNDALVNIEKFGNIEAFWQLVQKYTGYVNAEDRPLSDLAAHVLITALSQTMPVSALRGLERYVSDSNKAYCYQLVHEWQRGDSSDDLAELCRYVERELRLADRFDKIETNALLKSDAFPAIDESILKRFFTEIGEQVIKVDAILEAVENRRASSWYPMTDNYFECLYYIAKMQEFYLAHIEGFHIVEPARVWKLYTTDAYQMDSHYRHFHYYFGNTLKAPNALLEDFLKKCSDVVEGLYREWFLKELTLAWTKAIAGDLNTLGYVSEINEQRQFYSRYVSPNVSKGNRVFVVISDALRFEVATELSEALSRNTKGKTTLEAVQAVFPTITKFGMAALLPGKEVSTNDKIEVFVDGSATVSTAQRGAILNAADKESVTIQYQDMLQMKQADRRALVQGKAIVYIYHNTIDALGDKAATETKVFEACETAIDELTAIVKIIVNDLSGINILITADHGFLYTYKPLEESQKISRQTFNGEILELGRRYALVPPETSAEYLLPVKTERTFGGVPMKGYAPHDTVRIKVQGGGANYVHGGISLQEMVVPVIVYKGMRTGYKKYVEVQNPGLTLISESRKVSNLMFSLDFLQKQPVGDKVQPCNYTLHFTDDEGVPVSDFQTVIADKGNSNASERVFRVRFTLKPMQYNRNKLYRLIIANETDVPEEVEFRIDIAFADDFGFDL